TAAAGTCATTACCACTAATAAAAAAACATACTTCTTCATTTTCATCTCTCCTATATTAACTATTCAACGTCACAAAAGTAGAACATTTGGCAAAATAAAGAACGAAGTAACTTATTTTAAGTAATAACTAAATTTTAATAACACCTTTTTTATTCTACACAAACCTCGTCTACAAACAAGAAAGCAGCAGCTCCCGGCCACATATGCCATGCAGGAAGTTTCGGAGTCACCTTTGCCACCATACGTACATAACGAGATTCCGTTTCCGGAAAACTTAGTGAATAAGGATAAATACCATCTTTATCATCTTTGTTCAGTATCGGATAAGACCGGGAAGCAACAGTATGAAAATCCGTACCATTATCGGAAAGCCGGATTTCAAATCCGACAGGGCCCATCACTGCCGCCCCTTTGGATATATTCGCAGTAAACGATACGATCCTGACCGGAGTCTTTTCCTTCAGATCAATTATCAAGTCCATATCCGTAAGAAAACCGAGCCAGCGTCCAGTATTATAATTCGTATTTCCTGTGAGACCATCAATCAAAGTAGAGACTCCACTAAACGTATAGTTAGAATGAGGAGGGGTTACTAATCGACAAGGCTTAAATGTAGCTTTATTTACCCGGATAGTTTCAGAAAACAGTTCGCTTGTATCCTTATCCAAAATGACCCGCGCTTGCAAAACCGCATCTTTATCGATTCGGACAGGTTCTGTATAGAGAGACGAATGTGTATCCGGTATACTTCCATCCATCGTATAATAAACCGGACGATTCCCTATGGTAGACAGTGAAACTGCTAAATTACCCTTTACCGTATCCGGATCAAATGATTCCGTTATTTGAAAAACATGTTTCGAATAGACATAACCTTTCTGATCATACAACTTGATCAGACGATAAAGTCTTGTCATAAAATCATCAAAATCATGTGTTTCAGGAGCAGACCATGCTAACTCACTCAAAGCGGCAATACGGGGAAGAATCAGATACTCTGCCCGTTCCGGCTTTTCAATACGTTCCGACCAAAGGCAACCTTGAACACCGATAATATGCTTCTGCACATCTGCCGGCAATGAATCCGGAGTAGGGTCGAAATCATAGACTCGTTTGACACCACGATTTCCGCCAAGTTCCAGCAGTTGCTTACTACTAAAATAAAGGATTCCGGCTGGTGTCATAATCACATCATGATGTTGTTGTGCCGCTTTAATTCCATTTTCCGTGCCACGCCATGACATGACAGTTGCATTCGGGGCAAGACCACCTTCCAATATTTCATCCCAACCGATTATCCGGCGACCTTTGCTGTTCACAAACTCTTCGATACGGGTCATGAAATAGCTTTGTAGCTTATCTTCCACTTTATGTTCTTTCGTTTCTTTCCAGCCCATCTTACGAATTAACTGCTGGCATTTAGGACAAACACTCCAGCGGTCTCGGGGACATTCATCACCACCAACATGGATATAATGTGACGGGAACAGGTCAATAATTTCCGATAAAACATCCTCCGCAAAATGAAGAGACTGTTCATTTCCAATACATAAAACGTCTTTATGAACACCATACGTCGTAGCGACCTCGTACGGTCCTCCTGTACACCCTAGTTCCGGATAAGCTGCCAGTGCTGATGTTATATGGCCCGGCAAATCAATTTCCGGAATAACCGTTATATAACGGTCTGCTGCATATTTTACAATCTCACGAACTTCATCCTGTGTATAAAACCCACCGTAAGGAGTTCCGTCAAACTTACCGGAACCATCGTTCAGTAGCGACTCTTTACGCAGTGAACCGATCTCCGTCAGGCGGGGATATTTCTTAATCTCAATCCGCCATCCCTGATCTTCCGTCAAATGCCAGTGAAAGGTATTAAAGTTATGTAAAGCCAAAATATCAATATATTGTTTGATAAAATCTGTTGAAAAAAAATGCCGTCCTACATCCAGGTGCATCCCTCTGTATGGAAACCGGGGACGATCTTTTATCTGAACTGCCGGAAGAATTATTTTTTTATTCCCAACTTCTGACACTAACGATTTACGCAGGGTTTGTATTCCATAAAAAAGTCCGGCTTCACTTTTAGCTGTAATGGAAACTGTTTTATCATTCACTTCTAACCAATAAGCTTCCGGAGAGTTTTCAGAAATATCCTCTAACAACAGATTTATTCCGTTAGAAAATACTGCTCCTTCCACTATTTCCGGTTGAAATCCAGTTGCCTCTTTTATATATCCGGAAAGGAAAGAAGCCAACTGTTTCGCTTTTTCATTACCAGTGAAATATCCGATACGCGTTGTTCCGGAAAGAATGAATGAGGAAGTTCCGGCTTCTTCTATTTTTACCGGTTGAGGTATGACATGATAATCAGCCGACAGTTTTTTATCACCGTTTGTACATGACAAAAACAAAACTGCCAGCATTACTGCTACTATCTGTTTGAATGTTCTTTTCATTGTACTTATAATTTAGCTTGTGAAGAACGGAAAACAGTTCCCAGATTTATTTTTGATTGTTGACGGATAGTTCCTTTCAAACGGATATCTTTGCAGGAGCGTCCTATCATAATACGAAAATCGCCGGGTTCTACTACACGGTTTAAATCTTTATCCAACATCGACAGGTCTTCTTCTGTTATCAGAAAGCTCACTTTCCGGGCTTCGTTCGGAGCCAACGACACCGGTTTAAAATGGATCAACCGGGTAATAGGCTGTGTGACAGAGACAACTTTATCAAGTAAATAAAGCTGTACGACTTCATTTGCCGGATACTTTCCCGTATTCTTTACCCAAAATGAGACTGTATAAGAAGAGGTATTCCCCGGAGCAGGTTCTATATTTAGATCTTTGTAATCAAATTCCGAATAACTCAATCCGTAGCCAAACGGAAATAAAGGTTCTCCTGTCAAATTCAGATAATCATCGCTGCGCCCAGTCGGTTTATGGCTATAGTTCAATGGCAGCTGGGCTTCATCGATAGGATATGTAATCGGAAGCTTTCCGGATGGATTATAATCGCCAAATAAGACATCGGCAACTGCATTTCCTCCTTCTTCACCTGGATACCAAGCATTTAATATGGACTGTACATTGTCTATCCATTCCGACATCACAACAGCGCTTCCTCCTATCAGTACAACAACTGTCGGCTTTCCGGTTGCAGCCACCCGATTGATCAATTCCTCCTGCCTTCCTGGTAAAGTCAGATAACCTCTATCGCGAAACTCTCCCTCTTCCAGACCGACCACCACAACCGCCACATCCGACTGACGAGCCGCCTGTACCGCACGTTCAATACTATCATCTTCACTTTTAACTCCATAATCCCAAACCAAACGAATACGAGCATTACGAGTGTTCTCATAGAAACGGATCTTTATATCATAGACCTTTCCTTTTTCAAAACAGAATGGTACGAGAGAAGTTCCGAATGATGTTTTATAAGGTTTATCTATCAACTTGTTCCCGTCTATCCAAAGTTGGTAACCGTCATTGCCTTCCAGGCCGAATTGATACGTTCCGGAAACAGGTGACTGCATTTTTCCATTCCATTCGACAGAAAACCAGTCAACTGCCAAACAAGTATCCGGAGCAAAAAGCGTCCAGGAAAATTGGATCTGTTTATCAATCCGTTTCAGATCCGGTTGTCCGTCACAGGTTATATTATTAAAATAAGTTCCTTCCAATCCCGGTTTTCCATCCGAAGTGAAAAGAGAGCTACCTGGTACTGTTACGTAAGCAGGATTAACCCGTTTACACCCCATTTCACAAAAGATCTCTGTCTGATCGCCCAATTTATTCTTCAATCCCTCCAATATACTAACTTTCTTTACTCCAGGACCACTGTATCCTCCTAAGCGTGCAGCGGTAGCATCCTCACCTATTAGTGCAATACGACCGATCTGTTTGGATAAAGGCAATACCTGATCGTTGTTTTTCAGCAGGACCATCGATTTACAGGCAGCCTCACGAGTTAAAGCCCTGTGTTCTGCACAAGCATTCCACCGATCTGCTTCGGTTTCATCGGCATAAGGATGTTCGAATAGTCCCAGACGGAACTTAGCTTTCAATACTTGTCCGGCAGCCCGGTCGAGAGCCTCCTTTGTAACCCGACCATCCAAACAAGCCTGTAAAAAAGGAAGATGCTCATCATAAGTCGTCTGAAAAATAACATCCAGTCCACCATTAACAGCATCAGCACCGGCCTCTGCAAAATTATTAACAGTATGATGTAATTTATGAATGATACCGACCGCATCGGCATCGGCTATTGTAAAGCCGTCAAAGCCCCACTCACCCCGAAGTTTATCTATCAACAACCAGGGATTGGCCGTGCAGGGTGTTCCGTCCAGCATATTATAAGCAGTCATTACCGATTGTGAACCACCTTCCATAAAACAGGCTTTAAACGGTACGAAATGTGTTTCCTCCAAATAACGTTCGGTAAAATGGATTGGATTGCTGTCACGCCCGCCATCACCGGAATTGGCAACAAAATGCTTGGGAGTAGTTATCACACCCAATTCTTCAAAACTTTTCACAAAGTTTACCCCCATACAAGCCGATAAATAAGGATCTTCCCCATACGTCTCTTCCACACGTCCCCAACGTACATCCGTTGCCAGGTTGACAACTGGTGACAAAATCTGCCGAATACCACGTGTCTTTGTTTCCATAGCGATTGCATGAGATACTTTTTTCATTAAAGTAGTATCGAAACTGGCTGCCAACGCTATCGCCTGCGGGAAAGCAGTAGCTCCGCCACGCACCAATCCGTGTAAAGCCTCATCAAAAGCAATAATAGGAATTCCCAACCTGGTTTTTTCTACAAAAAAACGCTGAATTTCATTTATTTTCTTAACCGTCTCACGCGCTGTCAAAGTCGGATTATACTGTAAAAGTTGTTTCAGTTCAGGATTATCCGCCCCGACAGTCGACACCTGAAAACCAAAAATCCCATGGGAGAACTTTTCCTTTCCCAAATCCAGATCGCCCGGCATCATATAGATCTGCCAAAATTTTTCTTCAACCGTCATCCGATTTAACAAATCTTTCACCCGTTCTTCAACCGGCAATGTCGGATCCTTATAAGGCAAACGTTTTTCCGACTGGGTAAAGGAACACAGAAACAAAATCAAAATACAACAATAACCAAGTATTTTCATACATAATAATATAAGAGATGATTACACAATAATAAACAAAAAGTGGTCGTGCACATATAGCTTAGTATATATGTCACAACCACTTCCATGTGCAATATTCAAAAAAAATAACGAATAAAACAAATGGAAAAGAAGAAAAAAAGGGATATATTTGACCTCTGAAAACGAGTCTAAAGGAATATTTGATGAAAGACATCTCGCCAACAGAAAGAATCAAAAATGGAGATCGAAATGCTTTTGATGATCTTTATAAACAGCATTATTTTTCTGTCCGTTCATACGCCAGGTTATTGCTGGATGAAAGTGAAGCTGAGGATGTCGTTCAAGATGTCTTCTTCAATTTGTGGCTACATCGGGATACGTTGAATGAAACCCTTTCTTTACGTGGGTATTTGCTCCGTTCTACTTACAACACTGCCTTAAATATACTGAAACGCAAAGGTTTACTAGACAATTATAGTAATATATATAAACAAGAGATTGAAGAAATCGGATATCAGTACTATAATCCCGATACGAATGATACATTACGGAATTTATATAATCAAGATCTCAGAATTGAATTGAATGCAGCTATTGAAAGCCTCCCACCCCGTTGTAGAGAAGCTTTCTCTTTAAGTTTCTTATATGATATGTCTGCTAAAGAGATCAGTACAAAGTTAGGAGTATCCCAAAGCACCGTAGAAAATCATATCTACAACGCTCTTAAAATTCTCCGGACAAAACTGAAATCCTATAAAGGAGGCTTACTGTTCATTCCGGTCTTGTTTAAAATTATAGAAATTATTTATAAAACGAATTAGGTATTTTTTCTTATAAAGTTGTATATAACAATAAGAGAGTTAGCAAATGGAAGAGGATATTATATACAGATATTTCACCTGTCAGACTACAGAAGAAGAGGATAAAGCTGTTTTGAACTGGATAAAGGCTTCAAAAGAGAATGAAGTTCTGTTCTTTGAATTAAAGACAATATGGCATACTTACTCCGAACAAAAAAAAGAAGATCCATGGTTTTTGAAGCATTCATTGAACAATTTAAACCAGCGCATCGACAATGTGGAAAAACAAGCAAACAAGCGTCTATTCTCCAGGAAATATCTGTATCTATGGAGTAGTGCCGCCGCTATCATAGCCATCTTCCTTATCTTCTCGGTTTTCTATACGATGAAACGACCAGTATCCTTGGCGATGCATACAATCACCAATGTCTTCACCGACTCAGTCATGCAAATAAAATTAACAGACGGCAGTACTGTCTGGCTAAATTCCGGAGCATCTCTAAGCTATCCTGATGAGTTTACAGCCGACACCAGATCTGTCAATCTGAAAGGAAATGCTTTCTTTGAAATAGCCAAAGACTCACTGCATCCTTTTATCGTTTCCACCGAACTATACCGTATCAAAGTACTGGGTACTATATTTAGCATCAACACCAGCAATACAGAAGATATGGGGGAAGCGGTATTGCTGGAAGGATCCATCCAATTGGAAAAAGCCAACGGAGAAAATCTGGTTGTTCTTCAACCGGGCCAGCAAGTGTTATTTACCAACGACTATTCGTCTGTCAAAGTAAACAAAATAGATGCACGTCAGCATACCTTATGGCGATTCGGACTGGTTTGTCTCTCCGACGTCTCTTTAGATGAAATACTTTCCAGCCTGGAAGAGATCTATCATGTAAAAATACAGATGGACATCCATCAATTATCTGATCGCCGTTATAACTTCTCATTCAAACAAACAAACAGCCTGGAAGACGCGCTACGGCACCTGTTCTATCTCACTGGTGTGCAAGCGACTGTCCTATCCGAATAAAAAAATAATTTTCCTTTAGGTATTTCTTTAAACAAAATTGTATTTATAATGTAACGAGTGGTAAAAGCGTAATGCTAACGCCATTCCTACATAATAAATACACCCGTTCGCCATATCATAAAGCGGGATTTCATGAGAACACGCATTATCAATATAATGTACTATAAATCAATTATGTTAAACTAAAAAGAGAAGCCTATGTGAAACACAAAAAAGAACCTCGGTTTTTTAACCCTGGACAGAAAAAGAGTAAATTGTTACCAGTTAATCTTAAGAAAACAAATAAAAAGAATGTATGAAAAGAAAAAGTAAAAACTTTATTGCAGTCAAAAGCCTCTGCATAGGACTTTCCTTATGCTGTATGGCAAGCGGAGCGCAAGCTGCATCTAACAGCGCATTTGAAAAGAAGTTTGATGTTCAGTTCTCTCTTAATCAAGTAACATTGAAGAATGTAGTAGATATGCTACAGGAGCAAACTGATATCGTATTCAGCTACGATCATGCGTTGGAATCAATCAAAGTAAACAACGTATCAGTTAAAGCTAAAAATGAAAGTATTGAATCTATACTAAAACAAGCCCTGAAAAATACGGGCGTTAACTACAAAATAGAAAATCACATCGTTGTACTTTATGCCGCAAACACTTCCAAAAATAATGCAAGAACAAGTATAACACAACAAACCAAAAAAGTAACAGGTATAGTTAAAGATGCAACCGGCGAACCTATCATCGGAGCTAATGTCATCGAGAAAGGAACGACTAACGGTGTCATGACCGGGCTGGACGGAGACTTCACACTGGAAGTACCAGCCAATGCCATACTGGAATTCAGTTATATCGGATACGCTCCAGTCAGTATTCCCGTCAACGGACAGACTATTTTTAATGTTATTCTAAAAGAGGACACACAGACTCTAGATGAAGTTGTCGTAACAGCTTTAGGTATCAAACGTCAGAAAAGAGCACTAGGTTACTCTACCACAACCGTAGGAGGTGATGACTTTACGGTTGCCCGTGATCCAAACCTGGGTAATGCCTTGTCCGGAAAAATTGCCGGTGTTACAGTTGCCGGAAACTCTACAGGTAGCGGTGGTAGTAGCCGTGTTGTTATTCGTGGTAATGCTTCTTTAACAGGTAATAACCAGCCTTTGTATGTGGTGGATGGCGTACCTTTCGACAATTCGAATATGGGTAATGCCGGAACCTGGGGCGGTCTCGACCTCGGTGACGGTCTGTCAAACATCAACCCCGACGATATTGCAGATATTCAGGTTCTAAAAGGAGCTGCAGCGTCCGCATTATATGGTTATCGCGGAGGTAATGGAGCTATTCTGATCACAACAAAATCCGGTCAGAAAGGAAAACCCGTTAGCATCGATTTCAACAACAACCTGACATTCAATACCATCTATGACTACAGAGATTTCCAGAATGTATTCGGTCAAGGTTCGGAAGGACAACGTCCTCTAACTGCCGATGCAGCGAAAGCAACCGAAGTCTTGAGCTGGGGTGAACGTATGGATGGAGGCAAAGCAGTCAACTTTCTTGGAAGAGAATATGCTTATTCTCCGGTCGACAACTGGTCTAACTTCTATCGTACAGGCGTTAATAATGCGACTTCGCTAGCTATCAGCGGTGCCGGTGATAAAATCACCTATCGTTTTGGCGTTTCCAATACGTACGAAAAAGGTATCCTTCCTAATGCCAGCATCAGTCAGCAGGGTATCAACATGAATACCACTTATGATATCCTCAAAAACCTGCATTTGAGTGTAAATGCGAACTATGTATTTGAGAAAAACCAGGGCCGTTCCAACCTATCTGACGGAAATGGCAGTACCAACGCATCTTTGTTATATCGTGCCAACACATTCGATATTCGTTGGATGGAACGTGAAAACGAAGACTGTGACTGGGGTACAACGGCCAGTGGAAAAGAAATGATCGGCGGTACGAATGAATATTTCAATAACCCGTATTGGCTACAATACCGGAAAGTAAACACAACCAATAAGAACCGTCTGACAGGTGGTATCACATTGAAATATGATATCTTTGACTGGTTATATGCTCAGGGAGGCATAACCCGTGACGGTTTTAGCTTTGAATTCAGAAATGTGCAGCCTTATGGTGCAGCAGCTGATGCTGCCGGTTATTTGCAAGAATATGAAAAAAACTATTCTGAAATGAACCTGAACTACCTGATCGGTTTTAATAAAGAATTCGGAGATTGGAATATAGGCGCAACTATCGGAGGTAACCGTCAGCGTAATATAACCAAACAGTGGGGTACTGACGGCAACATCAAGAGCTTCCTGGTTCCAGGATTCGAATCTGCCAACAACATCAGCAATCGTACCTATTTAAAAGACTATACGGAATATCGCGTTAATTCGGTTTATGCAACTGCCGATATCGGATGGAAGAATCAGGTATTCTTAAACCTGACCGGACGTAACGACTGGTTCTCCACATTGAACCCGGATGATAATCACTATTTCTATCCTTCTGTAAGTTTATCCTGGGTGTTCAGTGATACTTTTGAAATGCCGGAATGGTTTACTTTCGGTAAGGTACGTGCTTCTTATGCTTCTGCATCAAACGGAACAAACCCTTATCAGAATTATCTGACCTACAAACTTCAGAACTATAAGATAAACGGTCAATCTGTAGCAACAGTCAATAACAGTACAGTTCCTAACAGTATGTTGAAACCGGTACGTATCTCAGAATGGGAAGCTGGTTTGAACTTATCGTTCCTTAATAATCGCCTGACTTTAGACGCTGCTTATTATGTGAAAAATACGAAAGATGATATTGCTCAGGTAACCACCAGTAATGCATCCGGTTTTTCATCTGCTATCCAAAATATCGGTGAGATCCAAAACAACGGTATAGAAATTATGGTGAATGCCGTACCGGTACAAACCAGTAAATTCCAATGGAGCACAACTTTCAATATCGCTCATAACAATAGCGAAGTTAAATATCTTGGAGAAGGTGTAAGCAGTCTGAGTATTGATGGTGCGAGCGCACGAAGTGGAAATGTGACCGTTAAGAATATCGTAGGAATGCCTTATGGTGAACTAGTGGGTTTCAAATATTTGAGAGACGACAAAGGTAACATTGTATTCAAAGATGGTATTGCACAAGCAACTTCAAAAACAGAAAATTTGGGAAGTGGTGTTTATAACCTGACCGGAGGCTGGCGTAATGAATTCACATATAAAGATTGGACATTGTCTTTCTTGATCGATTTCAAGGCTGGTGCTAAACTATTCTCGGGAACAAATTATGGTTTGTATAACGATGGTTTACATAAAAACACACTGGAAGGTCGTGGGGACAACGGTAAAGGTACTATCATAGGTCAAGGTGTTAAACTTGACGGTAACGGAAATTATGTAACTAATGATGTTGCTGTTTCTGCTCAAACATACTGGCAAGGTATCGTAAGTAACAACATAGCAGAAGAGTTTATTTACAATGCGAGCTTCATCAAGTTACGCGAATTATCCCTTGGTTATACATTCCCGAAATCATTGTTAGGCAGACAAAATATAGTGAAAGGGGCATCCATTTCATTAGTTGGACGTAACCTTTGGACTATTCTGAAACATACCGACAACATCGATCCTGAATCAGCGTATAACAATACAAACGGTCAAGGGTTAGAGTTGAACGGCTATCCGGCAACAAGAAGCATTGGTTTCAATGTGAATGTCAAATTTTAATTTAATGCATTGGTAATATGAAAAAAGCAATATTATATGCTGCGGCGGCATTTTCTTTAATAACAAGCGCAACAAGTTGTAGCGATTTTGGAGACGTAAACAACGATCCTGAACAGATGACCCCGTCTATCCTGGATTTTAAACTGGTATTTACACAAGTCATGTCACAAGCTTG
This is a stretch of genomic DNA from Parabacteroides chongii. It encodes these proteins:
- a CDS encoding TonB-dependent receptor, which translates into the protein MKRKSKNFIAVKSLCIGLSLCCMASGAQAASNSAFEKKFDVQFSLNQVTLKNVVDMLQEQTDIVFSYDHALESIKVNNVSVKAKNESIESILKQALKNTGVNYKIENHIVVLYAANTSKNNARTSITQQTKKVTGIVKDATGEPIIGANVIEKGTTNGVMTGLDGDFTLEVPANAILEFSYIGYAPVSIPVNGQTIFNVILKEDTQTLDEVVVTALGIKRQKRALGYSTTTVGGDDFTVARDPNLGNALSGKIAGVTVAGNSTGSGGSSRVVIRGNASLTGNNQPLYVVDGVPFDNSNMGNAGTWGGLDLGDGLSNINPDDIADIQVLKGAAASALYGYRGGNGAILITTKSGQKGKPVSIDFNNNLTFNTIYDYRDFQNVFGQGSEGQRPLTADAAKATEVLSWGERMDGGKAVNFLGREYAYSPVDNWSNFYRTGVNNATSLAISGAGDKITYRFGVSNTYEKGILPNASISQQGINMNTTYDILKNLHLSVNANYVFEKNQGRSNLSDGNGSTNASLLYRANTFDIRWMERENEDCDWGTTASGKEMIGGTNEYFNNPYWLQYRKVNTTNKNRLTGGITLKYDIFDWLYAQGGITRDGFSFEFRNVQPYGAAADAAGYLQEYEKNYSEMNLNYLIGFNKEFGDWNIGATIGGNRQRNITKQWGTDGNIKSFLVPGFESANNISNRTYLKDYTEYRVNSVYATADIGWKNQVFLNLTGRNDWFSTLNPDDNHYFYPSVSLSWVFSDTFEMPEWFTFGKVRASYASASNGTNPYQNYLTYKLQNYKINGQSVATVNNSTVPNSMLKPVRISEWEAGLNLSFLNNRLTLDAAYYVKNTKDDIAQVTTSNASGFSSAIQNIGEIQNNGIEIMVNAVPVQTSKFQWSTTFNIAHNNSEVKYLGEGVSSLSIDGASARSGNVTVKNIVGMPYGELVGFKYLRDDKGNIVFKDGIAQATSKTENLGSGVYNLTGGWRNEFTYKDWTLSFLIDFKAGAKLFSGTNYGLYNDGLHKNTLEGRGDNGKGTIIGQGVKLDGNGNYVTNDVAVSAQTYWQGIVSNNIAEEFIYNASFIKLRELSLGYTFPKSLLGRQNIVKGASISLVGRNLWTILKHTDNIDPESAYNNTNGQGLELNGYPATRSIGFNVNVKF
- a CDS encoding glycoside hydrolase family 20 protein translates to MKRTFKQIVAVMLAVLFLSCTNGDKKLSADYHVIPQPVKIEEAGTSSFILSGTTRIGYFTGNEKAKQLASFLSGYIKEATGFQPEIVEGAVFSNGINLLLEDISENSPEAYWLEVNDKTVSITAKSEAGLFYGIQTLRKSLVSEVGNKKIILPAVQIKDRPRFPYRGMHLDVGRHFFSTDFIKQYIDILALHNFNTFHWHLTEDQGWRIEIKKYPRLTEIGSLRKESLLNDGSGKFDGTPYGGFYTQDEVREIVKYAADRYITVIPEIDLPGHITSALAAYPELGCTGGPYEVATTYGVHKDVLCIGNEQSLHFAEDVLSEIIDLFPSHYIHVGGDECPRDRWSVCPKCQQLIRKMGWKETKEHKVEDKLQSYFMTRIEEFVNSKGRRIIGWDEILEGGLAPNATVMSWRGTENGIKAAQQHHDVIMTPAGILYFSSKQLLELGGNRGVKRVYDFDPTPDSLPADVQKHIIGVQGCLWSERIEKPERAEYLILPRIAALSELAWSAPETHDFDDFMTRLYRLIKLYDQKGYVYSKHVFQITESFDPDTVKGNLAVSLSTIGNRPVYYTMDGSIPDTHSSLYTEPVRIDKDAVLQARVILDKDTSELFSETIRVNKATFKPCRLVTPPHSNYTFSGVSTLIDGLTGNTNYNTGRWLGFLTDMDLIIDLKEKTPVRIVSFTANISKGAAVMGPVGFEIRLSDNGTDFHTVASRSYPILNKDDKDGIYPYSLSFPETESRYVRMVAKVTPKLPAWHMWPGAAAFLFVDEVCVE
- a CDS encoding RNA polymerase sigma-70 factor, with product MKDISPTERIKNGDRNAFDDLYKQHYFSVRSYARLLLDESEAEDVVQDVFFNLWLHRDTLNETLSLRGYLLRSTYNTALNILKRKGLLDNYSNIYKQEIEEIGYQYYNPDTNDTLRNLYNQDLRIELNAAIESLPPRCREAFSLSFLYDMSAKEISTKLGVSQSTVENHIYNALKILRTKLKSYKGGLLFIPVLFKIIEIIYKTN
- a CDS encoding glycoside hydrolase family 3 C-terminal domain-containing protein; translation: MKILGYCCILILFLCSFTQSEKRLPYKDPTLPVEERVKDLLNRMTVEEKFWQIYMMPGDLDLGKEKFSHGIFGFQVSTVGADNPELKQLLQYNPTLTARETVKKINEIQRFFVEKTRLGIPIIAFDEALHGLVRGGATAFPQAIALAASFDTTLMKKVSHAIAMETKTRGIRQILSPVVNLATDVRWGRVEETYGEDPYLSACMGVNFVKSFEELGVITTPKHFVANSGDGGRDSNPIHFTERYLEETHFVPFKACFMEGGSQSVMTAYNMLDGTPCTANPWLLIDKLRGEWGFDGFTIADADAVGIIHKLHHTVNNFAEAGADAVNGGLDVIFQTTYDEHLPFLQACLDGRVTKEALDRAAGQVLKAKFRLGLFEHPYADETEADRWNACAEHRALTREAACKSMVLLKNNDQVLPLSKQIGRIALIGEDATAARLGGYSGPGVKKVSILEGLKNKLGDQTEIFCEMGCKRVNPAYVTVPGSSLFTSDGKPGLEGTYFNNITCDGQPDLKRIDKQIQFSWTLFAPDTCLAVDWFSVEWNGKMQSPVSGTYQFGLEGNDGYQLWIDGNKLIDKPYKTSFGTSLVPFCFEKGKVYDIKIRFYENTRNARIRLVWDYGVKSEDDSIERAVQAARQSDVAVVVVGLEEGEFRDRGYLTLPGRQEELINRVAATGKPTVVVLIGGSAVVMSEWIDNVQSILNAWYPGEEGGNAVADVLFGDYNPSGKLPITYPIDEAQLPLNYSHKPTGRSDDYLNLTGEPLFPFGYGLSYSEFDYKDLNIEPAPGNTSSYTVSFWVKNTGKYPANEVVQLYLLDKVVSVTQPITRLIHFKPVSLAPNEARKVSFLITEEDLSMLDKDLNRVVEPGDFRIMIGRSCKDIRLKGTIRQQSKINLGTVFRSSQAKL
- a CDS encoding FecR family protein; the protein is MEEDIIYRYFTCQTTEEEDKAVLNWIKASKENEVLFFELKTIWHTYSEQKKEDPWFLKHSLNNLNQRIDNVEKQANKRLFSRKYLYLWSSAAAIIAIFLIFSVFYTMKRPVSLAMHTITNVFTDSVMQIKLTDGSTVWLNSGASLSYPDEFTADTRSVNLKGNAFFEIAKDSLHPFIVSTELYRIKVLGTIFSINTSNTEDMGEAVLLEGSIQLEKANGENLVVLQPGQQVLFTNDYSSVKVNKIDARQHTLWRFGLVCLSDVSLDEILSSLEEIYHVKIQMDIHQLSDRRYNFSFKQTNSLEDALRHLFYLTGVQATVLSE